From a single Pseudomonas sp. A34-9 genomic region:
- a CDS encoding phage tail protein, translating to MIDANSQFFAILTKVGEAKQANADALGVPWLISQMGVGDANGADPIPDRLQTKLINEWRRRPLNQLKVDPNNPAIIIAEQVIPADEGGKWIREIGLYDADGDLVAVANCAPSFKPLLSQGSGRTQIVRMNFIVTSTGNIQLKIDPAVVLATREYVDAKILEELYKLDNKQSVRVATTANIVLSGLQSIDGVALVVGDRVLVKNQTAAKDNGIWVAAAAGWSRAVDADSNAEVTSALLVSVEQGAMLADTRWQLITDGVIVLGTTALTFQNVTQGFAPINAPALINPTANTPPQFDVSQKLATTEFVQRSAGSFAGYVAYAANTVLTAADVGKYVYTSGATVTLTLPDVTLLPLGSRIYIQAGAMTVCTVRSINGVIAGPNGNQVGSNSVVLGNGVASEFIATGVNWLAVGGSGIAGLFANGYQRYPSGLIEQWGTVTINDNTESYITLPIAFSAAILGAMASVSNSLAISGGEFAIAGARKNGASLSTIAINANTGPQTSVSQLVTWRAWGY from the coding sequence ATGATTGATGCGAACTCGCAGTTTTTCGCCATCCTGACCAAGGTCGGAGAGGCGAAGCAAGCGAATGCCGATGCACTCGGTGTTCCCTGGCTGATCAGCCAAATGGGCGTAGGTGATGCTAACGGCGCTGATCCCATTCCTGATCGGTTGCAAACCAAACTGATCAACGAATGGCGGCGCCGGCCGTTGAATCAACTCAAGGTCGACCCGAACAATCCGGCGATCATAATCGCCGAACAGGTCATCCCGGCAGACGAGGGTGGCAAGTGGATTCGTGAGATCGGTCTTTACGACGCGGACGGTGATCTAGTGGCGGTGGCCAACTGCGCGCCAAGCTTCAAGCCACTGCTGTCGCAAGGTTCAGGCCGCACGCAAATTGTGCGCATGAACTTCATCGTCACCAGCACTGGCAATATTCAGCTCAAGATCGATCCGGCAGTGGTGCTGGCTACACGCGAATATGTCGACGCGAAGATTCTGGAAGAGCTGTACAAGCTCGACAACAAGCAGTCGGTGCGGGTCGCGACGACGGCAAACATCGTGCTGTCCGGGCTTCAGTCCATCGACGGCGTGGCACTGGTTGTCGGTGATCGGGTACTGGTGAAAAACCAGACTGCCGCCAAGGACAACGGAATATGGGTCGCGGCAGCGGCGGGTTGGTCGCGTGCGGTGGACGCTGACTCGAATGCCGAGGTCACCTCGGCGTTGCTGGTATCGGTCGAGCAGGGCGCAATGTTGGCCGATACCCGCTGGCAGTTGATTACCGATGGCGTGATTGTCCTGGGCACCACGGCGCTGACGTTCCAGAACGTCACACAAGGTTTTGCGCCAATCAACGCTCCTGCGCTGATCAATCCAACAGCAAACACTCCCCCTCAATTTGATGTCAGCCAGAAGCTCGCTACGACTGAGTTTGTACAGCGCTCGGCTGGTAGTTTTGCCGGGTACGTCGCCTATGCGGCAAATACGGTTTTGACGGCGGCCGATGTCGGCAAGTACGTATATACAAGCGGGGCGACTGTCACTCTCACGCTGCCTGATGTCACGCTGTTGCCCCTTGGAAGTCGTATTTACATTCAGGCGGGAGCAATGACCGTCTGTACCGTAAGGTCAATTAACGGCGTAATTGCTGGGCCAAATGGCAATCAGGTGGGTTCGAACAGTGTGGTGCTGGGTAACGGCGTTGCGTCAGAATTTATCGCAACGGGTGTGAACTGGCTCGCGGTGGGCGGATCTGGAATCGCCGGGCTTTTTGCCAATGGCTATCAACGGTATCCGTCAGGTTTGATCGAGCAGTGGGGAACCGTAACGATCAATGACAACACTGAGTCGTACATTACACTGCCCATCGCATTCTCTGCTGCAATTCTCGGGGCGATGGCGTCAGTGTCCAACTCATTGGCGATCTCTGGTGGTGAGTTCGCGATTGCCGGTGCGAGAAAGAACGGTGCCAGCCTGAGCACCATTGCTATCAACGCAAACACGGGGCCTCAGACCTCGGTAAGTCAACTCGTAACCTGGCGCGCGTGGGGGTATTGA
- a CDS encoding phage tail assembly chaperone: MIFFSASERGFYDDAINGNMPDDGVEVSDQRRREILAGQSAGMVVAADEFGGPILVDRPPPSAEALAAAERVWRDRQLAATDPLVSRHRDEVEEGRATSIMPEQYIELQAYRRQLRDWPQGGGFPLSDHRPVAPLWLAEQEQ, translated from the coding sequence ATGATTTTTTTTAGTGCATCTGAGCGTGGCTTTTACGACGACGCCATTAACGGCAACATGCCAGATGATGGCGTTGAGGTTTCCGATCAGCGCCGTCGCGAAATTCTGGCTGGTCAATCTGCCGGGATGGTCGTCGCTGCTGACGAGTTCGGCGGCCCCATCCTTGTCGATCGGCCGCCGCCTAGCGCTGAGGCACTGGCCGCCGCTGAGCGTGTTTGGCGTGATCGGCAATTGGCGGCTACTGACCCTCTGGTTTCACGCCATCGCGACGAGGTCGAGGAAGGCAGGGCGACTTCGATCATGCCTGAGCAATACATCGAGCTTCAGGCTTACCGCCGGCAGTTGCGCGACTGGCCGCAAGGCGGCGGATTTCCGCTGTCGGATCACCGTCCTGTCGCGCCTCTTTGGCTGGCTGAGCAAGAGCAATAA
- a CDS encoding phage tail sheath family protein encodes MSFFHGVTTTAVDTGARTISLPSSSIIGLCDTFSPGLVGGGTAKAGELKLITTEREAIAAFGADSAITKACQAIYAKAKAVIVAIGVPKMDDPALQTSAIIGGVLESGQRTGLQALLDGKSLFNAQPRLLIAPGHSATKAVATAMDGLAQKLRAIGIIDGPCTTDEAAMAYAKNFGSRNLFMVDPGVQFWDTGESKTVDAPGSAWTAGLFAWTDATYGFWASPSNKELTGITGTTRAVEYLDGDETCRANLLNNANITTIIRDDGYRLWGNRTLSSDPKWAFVTRVRTLFILMDAVQAGHKWAVDRSITKTYVKDVTDGLEAFMRDLKNQGAVINFEVYADQELNTASQIEQGKVYWRIRFTDVPPAENPNFLFEVTNEWMTEVLEAA; translated from the coding sequence ATGAGTTTCTTTCACGGCGTCACGACCACCGCGGTCGATACTGGCGCACGCACTATCTCGCTTCCGTCCTCGTCGATCATCGGCCTGTGCGACACCTTCAGCCCCGGCTTGGTGGGTGGCGGTACGGCCAAGGCCGGCGAGCTGAAGCTGATCACCACCGAGCGTGAAGCCATTGCAGCGTTCGGCGCCGATTCAGCGATCACTAAGGCCTGCCAGGCGATTTATGCCAAGGCCAAGGCGGTGATCGTCGCCATCGGTGTGCCGAAGATGGACGACCCGGCGCTGCAGACCTCGGCCATTATCGGCGGTGTTTTGGAGTCTGGTCAGCGTACCGGCCTGCAGGCGCTGCTCGATGGCAAGAGCCTGTTCAATGCCCAGCCGCGATTGCTGATCGCCCCCGGCCATTCCGCAACCAAAGCGGTGGCCACGGCCATGGACGGCCTGGCCCAGAAGCTTCGCGCCATTGGCATCATCGACGGGCCATGCACCACCGACGAGGCCGCCATGGCGTACGCGAAAAACTTCGGAAGTCGCAACCTGTTCATGGTCGATCCTGGTGTGCAGTTCTGGGACACCGGCGAAAGCAAGACGGTGGACGCGCCTGGTTCTGCGTGGACGGCCGGCCTGTTTGCCTGGACGGATGCCACCTACGGTTTCTGGGCCTCGCCTTCGAACAAGGAACTCACCGGCATCACCGGGACCACCCGTGCCGTCGAGTATCTGGACGGCGATGAAACCTGTCGGGCCAACCTGCTGAACAACGCGAACATCACCACGATCATTCGCGACGATGGATACCGCCTCTGGGGTAACCGCACGCTATCCAGCGATCCGAAGTGGGCATTCGTCACCCGCGTGCGCACGCTGTTCATTCTGATGGACGCGGTGCAGGCCGGGCACAAATGGGCGGTCGACCGCTCGATCACCAAGACCTACGTCAAGGACGTCACCGACGGCTTGGAAGCATTCATGCGCGACCTGAAAAATCAGGGTGCGGTGATCAACTTCGAGGTGTACGCCGATCAGGAGCTGAACACGGCCAGCCAGATCGAGCAGGGCAAGGTGTATTGGCGGATCCGCTTCACCGACGTGCCGCCGGCCGAGAACCCGAATTTCCTTTTCGAAGTCACCAACGAGTGGATGACCGAAGTGCTTGAAGCCGCCTAA
- a CDS encoding phage major tail tube protein, with protein sequence MIPEVLSNCAGFIDGVSFAGEMPSLTLPKVVLKTETYRGGGMAGEIEIPTGVEKLEAGFTTNGVRREALKWFGLSDRTACTAVFRATFKGLKGKVTPVIVTMRGGLKEVDMGDWKAGEKAESKHNMALTYYKLEVGGRLIYEIDMVGMVLVVDGVDQLAEERSALGL encoded by the coding sequence ATGATTCCTGAAGTTCTGTCCAACTGCGCCGGGTTTATCGACGGCGTGAGTTTTGCCGGCGAGATGCCGAGCCTGACCCTGCCCAAGGTCGTGCTGAAAACCGAAACCTACCGGGGCGGCGGCATGGCCGGCGAGATCGAGATCCCGACCGGTGTCGAGAAACTCGAAGCCGGATTCACCACTAATGGTGTGCGCCGCGAGGCGCTGAAATGGTTCGGCCTGTCCGACCGCACCGCGTGTACGGCGGTGTTTCGAGCCACGTTCAAAGGCCTCAAGGGCAAGGTCACTCCGGTCATCGTGACCATGCGCGGCGGCCTCAAAGAGGTCGACATGGGCGACTGGAAGGCCGGTGAAAAAGCCGAAAGCAAACACAACATGGCGTTGACCTACTACAAGCTCGAAGTCGGTGGCCGGTTGATCTACGAGATCGACATGGTCGGCATGGTGCTGGTGGTCGACGGCGTTGATCAACTGGCAGAAGAACGTTCGGCCCTGGGCCTTTAA
- a CDS encoding phage tail assembly protein — protein sequence MTQAVQVTPEPSLPKWMELTEEGFRISLKYPTELNGVQVDRLTMRAPCVRDVRAAQAASNGDAEQRELSLFSSLTQTSEADLVGLKMVDYMRLQAGYFRLVTDD from the coding sequence ATGACTCAAGCAGTTCAAGTTACACCCGAACCGTCGCTCCCTAAGTGGATGGAACTGACCGAGGAAGGGTTTCGTATAAGCCTCAAATATCCGACTGAACTCAATGGTGTGCAGGTCGACCGCCTGACTATGCGTGCACCTTGCGTGCGGGATGTGCGGGCCGCGCAAGCGGCCTCCAACGGTGATGCCGAGCAGCGGGAACTGTCGCTGTTTTCCTCGCTGACCCAAACCTCCGAGGCGGATCTGGTGGGGCTCAAGATGGTGGATTACATGCGCTTGCAGGCCGGCTACTTTCGTCTGGTCACGGACGACTAA
- a CDS encoding phage tail tape measure protein, whose protein sequence is MAKNLALGFVIGGAVDPTVGKAFKDVESKIKHLDTVGSKARVLQNTIGDTMRLRDEWRKAHTTGAAGADKLLSKYEKNLELLKKQGVEVGRLSKAYATMGRVAAGAELKALGHRQIEEGRAGLKGTLGQAGALTAAAAIPTKVSADYGAIIRDIAIKANIANTPEEAQLSKTVIDTSRDTGMARNQVAEVVNALVGAGMELDKALSYAPTAAKFAVGQGSEGTETAKMINALGQNAKITDPKVMQQALEAIAYQGQAGSFEAVDMAKWFPELLAGMGKLGITGMDSVTQLGAMLQVQMKTAGGSDEAANNLKNWMEKIGSGETVKAYQKAGIDYKGSMQTGLQNGKSTLESSFALAQKYIEATDPKRAAEMAKATAAISKEADPEKAKAMMKSLEEALRTGDLFADMQVKAALTAYMQNKDLYNQLKKDSAGATGILDKNLAERRQTSAQKWSEMAQSMDDAMRSIGDAIRPVTDSVADGINNVSRKLAGLSDEFPRVVVGIGTAVAALVALGGVVHTYKIGKGLMNLGRGTLMGNPNIPQKVIVTNLPGTGGGLSGGDLDASGEGKKGKGGKGGGRGGGGRGAKIVGGMKGPALLAVVDAGFKAYDTYENAETQDEKAEGYGQAAGGLAGTLAGAAAGAAIGSAVPIIGNIVGGLIGGYLGYMGGDALGGVMGKKLFGADESLKKVPDAGPLMMADAGKNLSPVMGDIARSFGPKPASGPLAPAAMGDVARSLAAPASAPVPPALLAAPVPVAKAESPKIEQQVQISAPLHITVQGDAKDPAQMARELQPFIAQQMQQATQQLQNRKLYDEPHV, encoded by the coding sequence ATGGCGAAGAACCTCGCACTCGGCTTTGTCATTGGCGGCGCCGTCGATCCGACGGTAGGCAAAGCGTTCAAGGACGTCGAAAGCAAGATCAAACATTTGGACACCGTGGGCAGCAAGGCCCGCGTGTTGCAGAACACCATCGGCGACACCATGCGTCTGCGCGATGAATGGCGCAAGGCGCACACCACCGGCGCCGCCGGCGCGGACAAACTGCTGAGCAAGTACGAAAAGAACCTCGAACTGCTGAAGAAACAAGGCGTTGAGGTGGGCAGGTTGAGCAAGGCTTACGCCACGATGGGACGCGTGGCTGCCGGTGCCGAATTGAAGGCACTCGGTCATCGACAGATCGAGGAGGGCAGAGCAGGACTGAAAGGCACCCTTGGTCAAGCAGGGGCGCTGACCGCAGCAGCTGCCATCCCGACCAAGGTCAGTGCGGACTATGGCGCGATCATCCGGGACATTGCGATCAAGGCCAACATTGCCAACACGCCGGAAGAGGCGCAACTGTCCAAGACTGTGATCGACACGTCACGCGATACAGGCATGGCGCGTAATCAGGTGGCCGAAGTCGTCAACGCCCTGGTCGGCGCCGGTATGGAGTTGGACAAGGCGCTGTCCTATGCACCGACCGCAGCGAAATTTGCGGTGGGCCAAGGATCGGAAGGCACTGAAACGGCGAAGATGATCAACGCCTTGGGTCAGAACGCCAAGATCACTGACCCCAAAGTGATGCAGCAGGCGCTGGAGGCCATCGCCTACCAGGGCCAGGCGGGCAGTTTTGAAGCGGTCGACATGGCCAAGTGGTTTCCTGAGTTGCTGGCCGGCATGGGCAAACTGGGTATCACCGGCATGGATTCGGTGACGCAGCTGGGCGCGATGTTGCAGGTGCAAATGAAAACGGCCGGTGGTTCGGACGAAGCGGCCAACAACCTCAAAAACTGGATGGAGAAAATCGGCTCCGGAGAAACGGTCAAGGCCTACCAGAAGGCCGGGATCGACTATAAGGGGTCGATGCAGACCGGTTTGCAGAATGGCAAATCCACACTGGAATCCAGTTTTGCCCTGGCCCAGAAGTACATCGAAGCGACTGATCCGAAGCGTGCCGCCGAGATGGCCAAGGCCACAGCCGCGATCAGCAAAGAGGCTGATCCCGAGAAAGCCAAAGCCATGATGAAGTCTCTGGAAGAGGCTTTGCGTACCGGTGACCTGTTCGCTGATATGCAGGTCAAGGCAGCCTTGACCGCGTACATGCAGAACAAGGATCTGTACAACCAGCTGAAAAAGGATTCCGCCGGGGCGACCGGGATCCTCGACAAGAACCTGGCCGAGCGCCGGCAAACCTCGGCGCAAAAATGGTCCGAGATGGCCCAGTCAATGGACGATGCCATGCGCAGCATCGGCGATGCGATCCGGCCGGTCACCGATTCCGTAGCCGACGGCATCAACAACGTCAGTCGCAAACTGGCGGGCCTCTCCGACGAATTTCCCCGTGTGGTGGTCGGCATCGGAACGGCCGTGGCAGCGCTGGTCGCATTGGGTGGTGTGGTTCATACCTACAAGATCGGCAAGGGGCTGATGAATCTCGGGCGCGGCACCTTGATGGGTAACCCGAACATCCCGCAAAAAGTGATCGTCACCAATCTGCCAGGTACTGGCGGTGGGCTGAGTGGGGGTGATCTTGATGCCAGCGGCGAGGGCAAGAAAGGCAAAGGCGGTAAAGGCGGCGGGAGAGGAGGTGGTGGTCGTGGTGCCAAGATTGTTGGCGGCATGAAAGGTCCAGCGCTGCTGGCGGTGGTCGATGCTGGTTTTAAAGCCTACGACACCTATGAAAATGCCGAGACCCAGGATGAAAAGGCGGAAGGCTACGGACAAGCGGCCGGCGGTTTGGCAGGTACCCTGGCCGGCGCGGCTGCGGGAGCCGCCATCGGCTCGGCAGTGCCCATTATTGGCAACATCGTCGGCGGCCTGATTGGCGGCTATCTCGGTTACATGGGCGGCGATGCGCTCGGTGGAGTCATGGGTAAAAAGCTGTTCGGCGCTGATGAATCGCTGAAAAAAGTACCGGATGCCGGGCCGTTGATGATGGCCGATGCCGGGAAAAACCTGTCGCCAGTGATGGGCGACATTGCTCGGTCATTCGGACCGAAGCCTGCCTCTGGCCCTCTGGCACCTGCAGCAATGGGCGATGTGGCCAGGTCGTTGGCCGCACCTGCCAGTGCACCAGTTCCACCGGCTCTTCTGGCTGCACCCGTCCCGGTGGCAAAAGCCGAGTCGCCGAAAATCGAGCAGCAGGTCCAAATCTCGGCGCCACTGCACATCACCGTGCAGGGCGATGCCAAGGATCCGGCGCAAATGGCGCGTGAGCTGCAGCCCTTCATCGCTCAGCAGATGCAGCAGGCCACGCAGCAGTTGCAGAACCGCAAGCTGTATGACGAACCGCACGTGTAA
- a CDS encoding phage tail protein: protein MAYMEQLQSGLKNLAAAGETGRRSLDGMMGPVNGAISEISGAASELEGIPIVGPAVGAKLQRVMRSVNAAQVKVGQVVATYNKATRAVSQIDERMGELKEQAARASTAINKIAGKVSPSLGNILPTGSLAGDATPMPEAVKPFPHLLIVQPLDPKAVPYYFNLDTAAFDELRRSTEYRWASQERLTRRPAQQAVGIGEEKITLKGAIFPGFKGGIKQLDTLRSLGAQLLPLTLTTGYGDVLGTWCLKNVEEEQTALLQGGIPRKQAFTLEFTRYGDDMQNV from the coding sequence ATGGCCTACATGGAACAGCTGCAGTCGGGTCTGAAAAATCTGGCTGCAGCGGGGGAGACTGGACGACGTAGCCTCGACGGCATGATGGGACCGGTCAACGGTGCCATCAGCGAGATCAGCGGCGCGGCCTCGGAGCTGGAAGGTATTCCAATCGTGGGGCCGGCGGTCGGGGCAAAGCTGCAGCGTGTCATGCGCAGCGTCAACGCCGCGCAGGTCAAGGTCGGCCAGGTGGTGGCCACCTACAACAAGGCCACCCGCGCCGTGTCGCAGATCGATGAGCGGATGGGCGAACTCAAGGAACAGGCAGCGCGGGCGTCCACCGCGATCAACAAGATCGCCGGCAAGGTCAGTCCATCACTAGGGAACATTCTGCCGACCGGATCACTGGCGGGTGACGCGACACCGATGCCGGAAGCGGTGAAGCCGTTTCCGCACCTGTTAATCGTACAGCCGCTGGATCCCAAGGCGGTCCCGTATTACTTCAACCTGGACACCGCCGCCTTCGACGAGCTGCGACGCTCGACGGAATACCGCTGGGCATCGCAGGAGCGCCTGACTCGCCGACCGGCGCAACAAGCGGTGGGCATCGGTGAGGAAAAAATCACCCTCAAGGGCGCGATTTTTCCAGGCTTCAAGGGTGGGATCAAACAGCTGGACACCCTGCGCAGTCTCGGTGCCCAGCTCCTGCCTCTGACCCTGACCACCGGCTATGGCGATGTGCTCGGCACCTGGTGCTTGAAGAACGTCGAAGAAGAACAGACCGCGCTGCTGCAGGGCGGCATCCCGCGCAAGCAGGCATTTACTTTGGAGTTCACTCGTTATGGCGATGACATGCAGAACGTCTGA
- a CDS encoding tail protein X, with protein MAMTCRTSDGDLLDTLCYHAYGHLDGTVEAVLDANQGLADEPQPYRAGIVIELPDLAAPSNGDVMLWG; from the coding sequence ATGGCGATGACATGCAGAACGTCTGACGGGGATTTGCTGGATACCCTGTGCTATCACGCCTATGGGCATCTGGACGGCACCGTCGAGGCGGTACTGGATGCCAATCAGGGGCTGGCCGACGAGCCGCAACCTTACCGCGCCGGCATCGTGATCGAGCTGCCGGATCTGGCTGCACCGAGTAACGGCGACGTGATGCTGTGGGGCTGA
- a CDS encoding contractile injection system protein, VgrG/Pvc8 family, with protein sequence MTPAFRVLADGADITALINDRLLQLKTTDKPGMESDEFELRIDDRDGAVLLPSRGASIEIFLGYIETSLTRIGRYVVDEIELSGPPDTLVITGKASDMRGSGKTTRSGSWENVPLSRIVTDVAARNGWQAVCPVQTKVPRADQLNESDFNFITRLAKQYDCTAKVADGKLLVMPRQGGESASGKSLGVVLIQRRGVSRFQFRLGDRNTHKAVSTKHQDKKTGKLAVVTLDNDESPDGLPPVHTDRHIYPNKSAAEAAAQARLTAFNRSTAGVRLEMTGRTDLFAERSINAQGFKVGLDGEYLVDSVEQVFTQSGWSTTVECNGGKKGKAKAKGKKKKAPKDLKVVQLN encoded by the coding sequence ATGACCCCAGCCTTTCGCGTATTGGCCGACGGCGCCGACATCACAGCGCTGATCAACGACCGGCTGTTGCAGCTGAAGACCACCGACAAGCCCGGCATGGAATCTGACGAGTTCGAATTGCGCATTGACGACCGTGACGGAGCGGTGCTGCTGCCCTCGCGTGGGGCCAGCATCGAGATCTTTCTCGGTTACATCGAAACGTCGCTGACCCGTATTGGCCGTTATGTCGTCGACGAGATCGAGCTGTCCGGTCCACCGGATACGTTGGTGATCACCGGTAAGGCCAGCGACATGCGCGGCAGCGGCAAAACCACCCGCAGCGGCAGTTGGGAGAACGTGCCACTGTCACGGATCGTCACCGATGTTGCCGCACGCAATGGCTGGCAGGCGGTCTGCCCGGTGCAGACCAAGGTGCCGCGTGCCGATCAACTCAACGAGTCGGACTTCAATTTCATCACGCGCTTAGCCAAGCAATACGACTGCACGGCCAAGGTGGCTGACGGCAAGCTGCTGGTGATGCCGCGCCAGGGTGGGGAAAGTGCTTCGGGCAAGTCTCTCGGTGTTGTGCTGATCCAACGGCGTGGCGTGAGTCGCTTCCAGTTTAGGCTCGGTGATCGCAACACGCACAAGGCGGTATCGACCAAGCACCAGGACAAGAAGACCGGAAAGCTCGCAGTGGTCACCCTGGATAACGACGAATCACCCGACGGATTGCCGCCAGTGCATACCGACCGCCACATCTACCCGAACAAGTCCGCCGCCGAAGCGGCAGCCCAGGCACGTCTCACTGCGTTCAACCGCTCCACTGCCGGCGTCCGGCTGGAAATGACAGGACGTACCGATCTGTTTGCCGAACGATCGATCAACGCTCAAGGCTTCAAGGTCGGCCTCGATGGCGAGTACCTGGTCGACTCTGTGGAGCAGGTGTTTACCCAGTCCGGCTGGAGCACAACGGTCGAGTGCAACGGCGGTAAGAAGGGTAAGGCGAAAGCCAAAGGCAAGAAGAAAAAAGCGCCGAAGGATCTGAAGGTCGTTCAGCTCAACTAA
- a CDS encoding glycoside hydrolase family 19 protein: MSLTEQQLQRIMPNARRQAGVFVSALNAAMAHRQINTPKRQAAFLAQIGHESGQLQYVRELGGDQYLSKYDTGALAAKLGNTPAADGDGQRYRGRGLIQVTGHDNYLRCSLALFGDERLLRTPELLELPQWAAESAAWFWSVNGLNALADQNEFNAITRRINGGLNGLQDRLELWGRAKEVLCVSAT, from the coding sequence ATGTCACTGACAGAACAGCAACTGCAACGCATCATGCCCAACGCCCGCCGCCAAGCGGGCGTTTTTGTATCTGCACTCAATGCTGCCATGGCGCACCGACAGATCAACACGCCGAAACGCCAAGCTGCGTTTCTGGCCCAAATCGGACACGAGTCCGGTCAGCTGCAGTACGTTCGGGAGCTGGGCGGCGATCAATACCTGAGCAAATACGACACCGGTGCCCTGGCCGCAAAACTGGGCAACACCCCGGCAGCGGACGGCGATGGCCAGCGTTATCGCGGTCGCGGGCTGATTCAAGTGACTGGCCACGACAACTATCTGCGCTGCAGCCTGGCACTGTTCGGTGACGAGCGCTTGCTGCGGACTCCTGAGCTGCTGGAATTGCCGCAATGGGCTGCTGAATCGGCGGCATGGTTCTGGTCGGTGAATGGGTTGAACGCGCTCGCGGATCAAAACGAATTCAATGCGATCACCCGCCGGATCAACGGTGGTCTCAATGGCCTGCAGGATCGTCTGGAGCTGTGGGGACGGGCGAAGGAGGTTTTATGCGTCTCGGCGACCTGA